A genomic segment from Spinacia oleracea cultivar Varoflay chromosome 3, BTI_SOV_V1, whole genome shotgun sequence encodes:
- the LOC110783521 gene encoding probable NOT transcription complex subunit VIP2 isoform X2, whose amino-acid sequence MDGSASNVPDRTGRSFPSPYSVQSGADSLGFHHTGTPQGLHNMQGSYNVPNMSGTHLPRNSTINVVPSGSMQQSTGNFLTGRVGSNNIPSVFSQISHGSSHGHSGVTNREGINHIRSPAYNSSTIAAGASIPVVLPTYGSIGNRGAVSGIGVSPLLGNAGSQITTSMGNAGSQITTSMGNVAGSGSGYIGRSSGGTLSMHGLASLVNVSSNSGYGSLGLQGSNRVMSSGLQQQASPHVISMRGNSYASGGGPLSQGHVQAVNNLSSMATLDDVNSNNNSPSDVDNSSVGARGQIGSMGKQAIGVPTSQQNNEFKIQDEDFPALPGHKGGGAYASPRPHQQQQQQQQQQPQHMPSVSGSNDPYSLSALFKRAKSKDPDVLATGIDLTSLGLNVNSSEPLHKTFGSPFSDKPVEPDPEFVTPESYCLESTLSVNHKNVTKFRKEVLFYIFYSMPKDEAQLYAANELCRRGWHYHKDLKLWILRFPTMEPLVKNQVYEIGCYLLFDPIEWETRTEDKFVLKYDLIEKRPTLPQH is encoded by the exons ATGGACGGATCAGCTTCAAACGTTCCAGATAGAACTGGAAGATCATTTCCTTCACCTTATTCTGTTCAGTCTGGTGCTGACTCCCTTGGTTTTCATCACACTG GAACACCTCAAGGGCTTCACAACATGCAGGGTAGCTACAATGTCCCGAACATGTCTGGTACACATCTGCCAAGAAATTCAACAATAAATGTTGTACCTTCAGGTAGTATGCAACAATCTACTGGAAACTTCCTTACTGGACGGGTTGGATCTAATAATATACCTTCTGTTTTTTCTCAG ATTTCTCATGGTAGCTCACATGGGCATTCTGGAGTTACTAATAGAGAAGGTATAAATCATATCAGAAGCCCTGCATACAATAGCAGCACAATCGCTGCTGGTGCTTCAATTCCTGTGGTTCTTCCAACATATGGTTCCATTGGTAACCGGGGTGCTGTTTCAGGCATTGGGGTATCACCTCTTTTGGGAAATGCAGGTTCTCAAATCACAACTTCAATGGGAAATGCAGGTTCTCAAATCACAACTTCAATGGGAAATGTGGCCGGCTCTGGTTCTGGCTACATTGGTCGGAGTTCTGGTGGGACTTTATCTATGCATGGTcttgcttctcttgtaaatgtgaGTTCCAATAGCGGCTATGGAAGTTTAGGTTTGCAAGGATCAAATAGAGTAATGAGTAGTGGGCTTCAACAACAAG CATCTCCACATGTAATCTCCATGCGTGGAAACTCTTATGCTTCTGGTGGAGGCCCTTTATCCCAAGGCCATGTCCAAGCTGTTAACAATCTGAGCTCAATGGCAACACTGGATGATGTGAACTCGAACAATAACTCACCTTCTGACGTGGATAATTCTTCTGTAGGGGCTCGGGGACAAATAG GTTCAATGGGAAAACAAGCTATTGGTGTCCCCACAAGTCAACAGAACAATGAATTCAAAATCCAGGACGAAGATTTTCCTGCTTTACCAGGACACAAAGGCG GTGGGGCATACGCATCGCCTCGCCCTCAtcaacaacagcaacagcaacagcaacagcaaccaCAGCATATGCCATCAGTCAGTGGTAGCAATGACCCATATAGTTTGTCGGCTTTGTTCAAACGCGCTAAGTCGAAAGATCCTGATGTGCTTGCTACGGGAATTGACCTGACATCACTGGGTTTGAATGTAAACTCTTCTGAACCCCTTCACAAAACGTTTGGttcccccttttctgacaaacCTGTGGAGCCAGATCCTGAGTTCGTTACACCTGAAAGTTACTGTTTGGAATCGACTCTATCTGTAAAC CATAAGAACGTCACGAAGTTTAGGAAGGAGGTTTTGTTCTACATATTCTACAG TATGCCAAAGGATGAAGCTCAGTTATATGCAGCGAATGAACT TTGCAGAAGAGGATGGCACTATCATAAAGACCTCAAATTATGGATCTTGAGGTTTCCCACTATGGAGCCTCTTGTCAAGAATCAGGTTTACGAGATAGGATGTTACCTCTTATTCGATCCAATTGAATGGGAAACTAGGACAGAG GATAAGTTTGTACTCAAATACGACTTAATAGAGAAAAGACCGACCCTTCCTCAACACTAA
- the LOC110783521 gene encoding probable NOT transcription complex subunit VIP2 isoform X1 has protein sequence MILSPSKFQASMDGSASNVPDRTGRSFPSPYSVQSGADSLGFHHTGTPQGLHNMQGSYNVPNMSGTHLPRNSTINVVPSGSMQQSTGNFLTGRVGSNNIPSVFSQISHGSSHGHSGVTNREGINHIRSPAYNSSTIAAGASIPVVLPTYGSIGNRGAVSGIGVSPLLGNAGSQITTSMGNAGSQITTSMGNVAGSGSGYIGRSSGGTLSMHGLASLVNVSSNSGYGSLGLQGSNRVMSSGLQQQASPHVISMRGNSYASGGGPLSQGHVQAVNNLSSMATLDDVNSNNNSPSDVDNSSVGARGQIGSMGKQAIGVPTSQQNNEFKIQDEDFPALPGHKGGGAYASPRPHQQQQQQQQQQPQHMPSVSGSNDPYSLSALFKRAKSKDPDVLATGIDLTSLGLNVNSSEPLHKTFGSPFSDKPVEPDPEFVTPESYCLESTLSVNHKNVTKFRKEVLFYIFYSMPKDEAQLYAANELCRRGWHYHKDLKLWILRFPTMEPLVKNQVYEIGCYLLFDPIEWETRTEDKFVLKYDLIEKRPTLPQH, from the exons ATGATTCTCTCTCCTTCCAAATTCCAG GCATCTATGGACGGATCAGCTTCAAACGTTCCAGATAGAACTGGAAGATCATTTCCTTCACCTTATTCTGTTCAGTCTGGTGCTGACTCCCTTGGTTTTCATCACACTG GAACACCTCAAGGGCTTCACAACATGCAGGGTAGCTACAATGTCCCGAACATGTCTGGTACACATCTGCCAAGAAATTCAACAATAAATGTTGTACCTTCAGGTAGTATGCAACAATCTACTGGAAACTTCCTTACTGGACGGGTTGGATCTAATAATATACCTTCTGTTTTTTCTCAG ATTTCTCATGGTAGCTCACATGGGCATTCTGGAGTTACTAATAGAGAAGGTATAAATCATATCAGAAGCCCTGCATACAATAGCAGCACAATCGCTGCTGGTGCTTCAATTCCTGTGGTTCTTCCAACATATGGTTCCATTGGTAACCGGGGTGCTGTTTCAGGCATTGGGGTATCACCTCTTTTGGGAAATGCAGGTTCTCAAATCACAACTTCAATGGGAAATGCAGGTTCTCAAATCACAACTTCAATGGGAAATGTGGCCGGCTCTGGTTCTGGCTACATTGGTCGGAGTTCTGGTGGGACTTTATCTATGCATGGTcttgcttctcttgtaaatgtgaGTTCCAATAGCGGCTATGGAAGTTTAGGTTTGCAAGGATCAAATAGAGTAATGAGTAGTGGGCTTCAACAACAAG CATCTCCACATGTAATCTCCATGCGTGGAAACTCTTATGCTTCTGGTGGAGGCCCTTTATCCCAAGGCCATGTCCAAGCTGTTAACAATCTGAGCTCAATGGCAACACTGGATGATGTGAACTCGAACAATAACTCACCTTCTGACGTGGATAATTCTTCTGTAGGGGCTCGGGGACAAATAG GTTCAATGGGAAAACAAGCTATTGGTGTCCCCACAAGTCAACAGAACAATGAATTCAAAATCCAGGACGAAGATTTTCCTGCTTTACCAGGACACAAAGGCG GTGGGGCATACGCATCGCCTCGCCCTCAtcaacaacagcaacagcaacagcaacagcaaccaCAGCATATGCCATCAGTCAGTGGTAGCAATGACCCATATAGTTTGTCGGCTTTGTTCAAACGCGCTAAGTCGAAAGATCCTGATGTGCTTGCTACGGGAATTGACCTGACATCACTGGGTTTGAATGTAAACTCTTCTGAACCCCTTCACAAAACGTTTGGttcccccttttctgacaaacCTGTGGAGCCAGATCCTGAGTTCGTTACACCTGAAAGTTACTGTTTGGAATCGACTCTATCTGTAAAC CATAAGAACGTCACGAAGTTTAGGAAGGAGGTTTTGTTCTACATATTCTACAG TATGCCAAAGGATGAAGCTCAGTTATATGCAGCGAATGAACT TTGCAGAAGAGGATGGCACTATCATAAAGACCTCAAATTATGGATCTTGAGGTTTCCCACTATGGAGCCTCTTGTCAAGAATCAGGTTTACGAGATAGGATGTTACCTCTTATTCGATCCAATTGAATGGGAAACTAGGACAGAG GATAAGTTTGTACTCAAATACGACTTAATAGAGAAAAGACCGACCCTTCCTCAACACTAA
- the LOC110783521 gene encoding probable NOT transcription complex subunit VIP2 isoform X4 yields the protein MILSPSKFQASMDGSASNVPDRTGRSFPSPYSVQSGADSLGFHHTGTPQGLHNMQGSYNVPNMSGTHLPRNSTINVVPSGSMQQSTGNFLTGRVGSNNIPSVFSQISHGSSHGHSGVTNREGINHIRSPAYNSSTIAAGASIPVVLPTYGSIGNRGAVSGIGVSPLLGNAGSQITTSMGNAGSQITTSMGNVAGSGSGYIGRSSGGTLSMHGLASLVNVSSNSGYGSLGLQGSNRVMSSGLQQQASPHVISMRGNSYASGGGPLSQGHVQAVNNLSSMATLDDVNSNNNSPSDVDNSSVGARGQIGSMGKQAIGVPTSQQNNEFKIQDEDFPALPGHKGGGAYASPRPHQQQQQQQQQQPQHMPSVSGSNDPYSLSALFKRAKSKDPDVLATGIDLTSLGLNHKNVTKFRKEVLFYIFYSMPKDEAQLYAANELCRRGWHYHKDLKLWILRFPTMEPLVKNQVYEIGCYLLFDPIEWETRTEDKFVLKYDLIEKRPTLPQH from the exons ATGATTCTCTCTCCTTCCAAATTCCAG GCATCTATGGACGGATCAGCTTCAAACGTTCCAGATAGAACTGGAAGATCATTTCCTTCACCTTATTCTGTTCAGTCTGGTGCTGACTCCCTTGGTTTTCATCACACTG GAACACCTCAAGGGCTTCACAACATGCAGGGTAGCTACAATGTCCCGAACATGTCTGGTACACATCTGCCAAGAAATTCAACAATAAATGTTGTACCTTCAGGTAGTATGCAACAATCTACTGGAAACTTCCTTACTGGACGGGTTGGATCTAATAATATACCTTCTGTTTTTTCTCAG ATTTCTCATGGTAGCTCACATGGGCATTCTGGAGTTACTAATAGAGAAGGTATAAATCATATCAGAAGCCCTGCATACAATAGCAGCACAATCGCTGCTGGTGCTTCAATTCCTGTGGTTCTTCCAACATATGGTTCCATTGGTAACCGGGGTGCTGTTTCAGGCATTGGGGTATCACCTCTTTTGGGAAATGCAGGTTCTCAAATCACAACTTCAATGGGAAATGCAGGTTCTCAAATCACAACTTCAATGGGAAATGTGGCCGGCTCTGGTTCTGGCTACATTGGTCGGAGTTCTGGTGGGACTTTATCTATGCATGGTcttgcttctcttgtaaatgtgaGTTCCAATAGCGGCTATGGAAGTTTAGGTTTGCAAGGATCAAATAGAGTAATGAGTAGTGGGCTTCAACAACAAG CATCTCCACATGTAATCTCCATGCGTGGAAACTCTTATGCTTCTGGTGGAGGCCCTTTATCCCAAGGCCATGTCCAAGCTGTTAACAATCTGAGCTCAATGGCAACACTGGATGATGTGAACTCGAACAATAACTCACCTTCTGACGTGGATAATTCTTCTGTAGGGGCTCGGGGACAAATAG GTTCAATGGGAAAACAAGCTATTGGTGTCCCCACAAGTCAACAGAACAATGAATTCAAAATCCAGGACGAAGATTTTCCTGCTTTACCAGGACACAAAGGCG GTGGGGCATACGCATCGCCTCGCCCTCAtcaacaacagcaacagcaacagcaacagcaaccaCAGCATATGCCATCAGTCAGTGGTAGCAATGACCCATATAGTTTGTCGGCTTTGTTCAAACGCGCTAAGTCGAAAGATCCTGATGTGCTTGCTACGGGAATTGACCTGACATCACTGGGTTTGAAT CATAAGAACGTCACGAAGTTTAGGAAGGAGGTTTTGTTCTACATATTCTACAG TATGCCAAAGGATGAAGCTCAGTTATATGCAGCGAATGAACT TTGCAGAAGAGGATGGCACTATCATAAAGACCTCAAATTATGGATCTTGAGGTTTCCCACTATGGAGCCTCTTGTCAAGAATCAGGTTTACGAGATAGGATGTTACCTCTTATTCGATCCAATTGAATGGGAAACTAGGACAGAG GATAAGTTTGTACTCAAATACGACTTAATAGAGAAAAGACCGACCCTTCCTCAACACTAA
- the LOC110783521 gene encoding probable NOT transcription complex subunit VIP2 isoform X3: MILSPSKFQASMDGSASNVPDRTGRSFPSPYSVQSGADSLGFHHTGTPQGLHNMQGSYNVPNMSGTHLPRNSTINVVPSGSMQQSTGNFLTGRVGSNNIPSVFSQISHGSSHGHSGVTNREGIGVSPLLGNAGSQITTSMGNAGSQITTSMGNVAGSGSGYIGRSSGGTLSMHGLASLVNVSSNSGYGSLGLQGSNRVMSSGLQQQASPHVISMRGNSYASGGGPLSQGHVQAVNNLSSMATLDDVNSNNNSPSDVDNSSVGARGQIGSMGKQAIGVPTSQQNNEFKIQDEDFPALPGHKGGGAYASPRPHQQQQQQQQQQPQHMPSVSGSNDPYSLSALFKRAKSKDPDVLATGIDLTSLGLNVNSSEPLHKTFGSPFSDKPVEPDPEFVTPESYCLESTLSVNHKNVTKFRKEVLFYIFYSMPKDEAQLYAANELCRRGWHYHKDLKLWILRFPTMEPLVKNQVYEIGCYLLFDPIEWETRTEDKFVLKYDLIEKRPTLPQH; the protein is encoded by the exons ATGATTCTCTCTCCTTCCAAATTCCAG GCATCTATGGACGGATCAGCTTCAAACGTTCCAGATAGAACTGGAAGATCATTTCCTTCACCTTATTCTGTTCAGTCTGGTGCTGACTCCCTTGGTTTTCATCACACTG GAACACCTCAAGGGCTTCACAACATGCAGGGTAGCTACAATGTCCCGAACATGTCTGGTACACATCTGCCAAGAAATTCAACAATAAATGTTGTACCTTCAGGTAGTATGCAACAATCTACTGGAAACTTCCTTACTGGACGGGTTGGATCTAATAATATACCTTCTGTTTTTTCTCAG ATTTCTCATGGTAGCTCACATGGGCATTCTGGAGTTACTAATAGAGAAG GCATTGGGGTATCACCTCTTTTGGGAAATGCAGGTTCTCAAATCACAACTTCAATGGGAAATGCAGGTTCTCAAATCACAACTTCAATGGGAAATGTGGCCGGCTCTGGTTCTGGCTACATTGGTCGGAGTTCTGGTGGGACTTTATCTATGCATGGTcttgcttctcttgtaaatgtgaGTTCCAATAGCGGCTATGGAAGTTTAGGTTTGCAAGGATCAAATAGAGTAATGAGTAGTGGGCTTCAACAACAAG CATCTCCACATGTAATCTCCATGCGTGGAAACTCTTATGCTTCTGGTGGAGGCCCTTTATCCCAAGGCCATGTCCAAGCTGTTAACAATCTGAGCTCAATGGCAACACTGGATGATGTGAACTCGAACAATAACTCACCTTCTGACGTGGATAATTCTTCTGTAGGGGCTCGGGGACAAATAG GTTCAATGGGAAAACAAGCTATTGGTGTCCCCACAAGTCAACAGAACAATGAATTCAAAATCCAGGACGAAGATTTTCCTGCTTTACCAGGACACAAAGGCG GTGGGGCATACGCATCGCCTCGCCCTCAtcaacaacagcaacagcaacagcaacagcaaccaCAGCATATGCCATCAGTCAGTGGTAGCAATGACCCATATAGTTTGTCGGCTTTGTTCAAACGCGCTAAGTCGAAAGATCCTGATGTGCTTGCTACGGGAATTGACCTGACATCACTGGGTTTGAATGTAAACTCTTCTGAACCCCTTCACAAAACGTTTGGttcccccttttctgacaaacCTGTGGAGCCAGATCCTGAGTTCGTTACACCTGAAAGTTACTGTTTGGAATCGACTCTATCTGTAAAC CATAAGAACGTCACGAAGTTTAGGAAGGAGGTTTTGTTCTACATATTCTACAG TATGCCAAAGGATGAAGCTCAGTTATATGCAGCGAATGAACT TTGCAGAAGAGGATGGCACTATCATAAAGACCTCAAATTATGGATCTTGAGGTTTCCCACTATGGAGCCTCTTGTCAAGAATCAGGTTTACGAGATAGGATGTTACCTCTTATTCGATCCAATTGAATGGGAAACTAGGACAGAG GATAAGTTTGTACTCAAATACGACTTAATAGAGAAAAGACCGACCCTTCCTCAACACTAA